Proteins from one Clostridium cellulovorans 743B genomic window:
- a CDS encoding MurR/RpiR family transcriptional regulator, with protein sequence MIDTDKQDLMKNIQLRYPRLSKGQKLIAEYILKHYDKAAFMTASKLGLSVGVSESTVVRFAIELGYTGYPKLQKSLQELIKNKLTTVQRIELTNHYPSSESALRGVLKADMENIRVTLEKIDIKTFDDVVNMIFQAKKIYIVGLRSSTAVAEFLGFYLNLLLDNVHVVTYGISDLFEQMIDINEDDLLLGIGFPRYAARTIDALNFARSRGTKVVAITDSLLSPLAASADYALIAQSNMASFVDSLVAPLSVINALIIAVGLREKEKISKVFTNLEEIWAEFNVYSHKDSI encoded by the coding sequence ATGATAGATACAGACAAACAGGATTTAATGAAGAATATTCAATTAAGATATCCAAGGCTCAGTAAAGGTCAAAAGCTAATAGCAGAATATATATTGAAACATTATGATAAAGCTGCCTTTATGACAGCATCAAAGCTCGGACTCAGCGTTGGAGTTAGTGAATCAACAGTTGTTAGATTTGCAATTGAACTTGGATATACTGGTTATCCAAAGCTTCAAAAATCTTTACAAGAATTAATAAAAAATAAACTAACTACTGTTCAAAGGATTGAACTTACAAATCATTATCCTTCCTCTGAAAGTGCTCTTAGAGGGGTTCTTAAGGCTGATATGGAGAACATCAGGGTTACTCTTGAGAAGATCGATATAAAGACTTTTGATGATGTTGTAAATATGATTTTTCAAGCAAAAAAAATATATATTGTAGGATTGCGAAGTTCTACAGCAGTTGCAGAATTCCTTGGGTTTTATCTAAACCTTTTACTGGACAACGTTCATGTAGTTACCTATGGTATTTCTGATCTATTTGAACAGATGATAGATATTAACGAAGATGATTTATTATTGGGTATAGGCTTTCCACGATACGCTGCGAGAACTATAGATGCTTTGAACTTTGCAAGATCTAGGGGTACGAAAGTTGTAGCTATAACTGATAGTTTATTGTCACCACTAGCAGCAAGTGCTGATTATGCCCTTATTGCTCAAAGTAATATGGCTTCATTTGTTGATTCACTTGTGGCACCACTCAGTGTTATAAATGCGCTTATAATTGCAGTTGGTCTTAGAGAAAAAGAAAAAATTTCAAAAGTTTTTACTAATCTAGAAGAAATATGGGCAGAATTTAATGTATATTCTCATAAAGATAGCATCTAG
- a CDS encoding YpmA family protein: MDDKLTLISSKEFETYDDMYKVIDFLNKNLKDLNVVFGLSLNNDKQVITLYKEK; this comes from the coding sequence ATGGACGATAAATTAACCTTAATATCAAGTAAAGAATTTGAAACATATGACGATATGTATAAGGTTATTGATTTTCTGAATAAAAATTTAAAGGATTTGAATGTTGTTTTTGGGTTATCACTTAATAACGATAAGCAAGTCATAACTCTCTATAAGGAAAAATAA
- a CDS encoding pseudouridine synthase, which translates to MERLQKYMAKCGVASRRKCEELILQGKVSVNNTIITELGYKVEEENDIIKVNNVIIYPEAQKVYIALNKPVKYISSVKDEKGRKNVIDLIDVKERIYPIGRLDYDSSGLLLLTNDGDIYNNLMHPSKEVYKTYLVTVNGIPTIEEIKKLETGIDIGGYITAPAKVKIEKLDYNKASLKIQIYEGKNRQIRKMCDSIGHSVIALKRIAIGDIKLKDIPQGKYRFLTKEEIDYLQNL; encoded by the coding sequence ATGGAACGACTACAAAAATATATGGCTAAATGTGGAGTTGCTTCACGTAGAAAATGTGAAGAATTAATTTTACAAGGTAAAGTCTCTGTCAACAATACTATTATAACAGAATTAGGTTATAAAGTAGAAGAAGAAAATGATATAATTAAAGTAAATAATGTAATAATTTACCCAGAAGCGCAAAAAGTATACATAGCCCTAAATAAACCAGTAAAATATATATCATCTGTAAAAGATGAAAAAGGTAGAAAAAATGTAATAGACCTTATAGACGTTAAAGAGAGGATTTATCCAATTGGTAGACTAGATTATGATAGTTCTGGGTTGTTACTTCTTACAAACGATGGTGACATATATAATAATTTAATGCATCCAAGTAAAGAAGTTTATAAAACTTACTTAGTAACGGTAAATGGTATACCAACAATAGAAGAAATTAAAAAACTCGAAACTGGTATAGACATAGGTGGATATATAACTGCACCAGCAAAGGTTAAAATTGAAAAACTTGATTATAATAAAGCTTCTTTAAAAATTCAAATCTATGAAGGTAAAAATAGGCAAATAAGAAAGATGTGTGATTCTATTGGTCACTCAGTTATAGCTTTAAAAAGAATAGCCATAGGTGATATTAAGTTAAAAGATATACCTCAAGGAAAATATAGATTTTTGACAAAAGAAGAAATTGACTATCTACAAAATTTATAG
- a CDS encoding flavin reductase family protein, whose product MAKKVFKGSAMLNPVPSVLITSKDADDKVNVFTVGWIGIACTHPPMISVAIRPERLSYENIKDTKQFVVNLPTKDMVKIVDYCGVRSGRKIDKIKHFNLELEEGISIAVPSLKKAPVALECEVKNIIPLGSHDLFLAEIKTAKVEEDLIDDNGKIHFEKANLISYSHGEYYGLNSKAIGSFGFSVTKKAKRKEKK is encoded by the coding sequence ATGGCTAAAAAGGTATTTAAAGGTAGTGCTATGCTAAATCCAGTTCCATCAGTATTGATTACATCAAAAGATGCTGATGATAAAGTAAATGTATTTACTGTTGGATGGATTGGAATTGCGTGCACTCATCCACCTATGATTTCTGTAGCAATAAGACCTGAAAGGTTATCTTATGAAAATATAAAAGATACTAAGCAATTTGTAGTGAATCTTCCTACAAAGGATATGGTTAAAATTGTGGATTACTGTGGAGTGAGAAGTGGTAGAAAAATTGATAAAATTAAGCATTTCAATTTAGAATTAGAAGAAGGAATAAGCATTGCTGTACCATCATTAAAAAAGGCTCCTGTAGCCTTAGAATGTGAAGTTAAGAATATTATTCCTCTTGGTAGTCATGATCTTTTTCTTGCAGAAATTAAAACTGCCAAAGTTGAAGAAGATTTAATAGACGATAATGGTAAAATACATTTTGAGAAGGCTAACTTAATTTCATATTCTCATGGTGAATATTATGGTTTGAATAGCAAAGCTATAGGTAGTTTTGGATTTTCAGTGACTAAAAAAGCTAAAAGGAAAGAAAAAAAATAA
- the argF gene encoding ornithine carbamoyltransferase has protein sequence MKAKDLLTLKDLSKEEILEIIDLSEQLKYETKHGIEHHYLKGKTLGMIFRKHSTRTRVSFEVGMYQLGGFALFLNSSDIQMSRGEAIEDTGRVLARYLDGIMIRTFDQREVEELAAASRIPIINGLTDEEHPCQVLADLLTIKENKRKFKGLKVAFVGDGHNMANTLMIGCLKVDMDFSIATPKGYETKEKIIEAARLVEKDSLGTLTITNSPEEAVKDADVVITDVWTSMGQETEKNLRKEIFKSYQVNKQLMSFAKIDAMVLHCLPAHKDEEITTEIFEEHQEEIFEESENRLHVQKAVLVKLMGKNN, from the coding sequence ATGAAGGCAAAGGATTTATTGACATTAAAGGATCTTTCAAAAGAAGAAATCCTTGAAATTATAGATTTAAGTGAACAATTAAAATATGAAACAAAACATGGAATAGAACATCACTATTTAAAAGGTAAAACATTAGGAATGATTTTTAGGAAACATTCTACAAGAACAAGAGTTTCCTTTGAAGTAGGTATGTATCAATTAGGTGGATTTGCTTTATTTTTAAACTCTAGTGATATTCAAATGAGCAGGGGAGAAGCTATTGAAGATACAGGTAGGGTACTTGCTCGTTATTTAGATGGAATCATGATAAGAACCTTTGACCAAAGAGAAGTTGAGGAACTAGCTGCTGCTTCGAGAATTCCTATAATAAATGGGCTTACTGATGAAGAGCATCCATGTCAAGTTCTTGCGGATTTATTGACAATAAAAGAAAATAAGAGAAAATTTAAAGGCCTAAAAGTTGCTTTTGTTGGTGATGGACACAATATGGCGAACACCTTAATGATTGGTTGTCTTAAAGTCGATATGGATTTCAGCATTGCAACACCAAAAGGATATGAAACTAAAGAAAAAATCATAGAAGCTGCTAGGCTTGTTGAAAAGGACTCCTTAGGTACTCTTACTATTACAAATTCTCCGGAAGAGGCTGTTAAAGATGCTGATGTGGTTATAACAGATGTTTGGACTAGCATGGGACAAGAAACAGAGAAGAATCTTCGAAAGGAAATTTTCAAAAGCTATCAAGTTAATAAACAACTTATGAGCTTTGCAAAAATTGATGCTATGGTGTTACATTGCCTTCCAGCTCATAAGGATGAAGAGATTACTACTGAAATTTTTGAAGAACATCAAGAAGAGATTTTCGAAGAATCAGAGAATAGATTGCATGTTCAAAAGGCTGTATTAGTAAAATTAATGGGAAAAAATAACTAG
- the argB gene encoding acetylglutamate kinase gives MKTTADKAYTLIEALPYIKDYYGKTVVIKYGGNAMKSEMLKDAVINDLILMSCVGINVVLVHGGGPEINHMLNKVGKEPKFINGLRYTDEETIDIVQMVLAGKVNKDLVFRINSNGGKAIGLCGIDGNMIITEKVKSEEDLGYVGEVKQINTEIIDNSLKNGYMAVIATVGVGEDGKTYNINGDVAAAKIASALKAEKLILLTDVPGLMMDPKDENTLISKLKVGEVPLLMEDKIISGGMIPKIESCVESVRNGVRRVHILDGRTPHSILIELFSDEGIGTMIY, from the coding sequence ATGAAGACAACTGCAGATAAAGCATATACCTTGATAGAAGCACTTCCGTATATAAAAGATTACTATGGGAAAACTGTAGTTATTAAATATGGTGGCAATGCTATGAAAAGCGAAATGCTTAAAGATGCTGTAATCAATGATTTAATACTAATGAGTTGTGTTGGTATCAACGTAGTACTTGTTCACGGTGGTGGTCCAGAAATAAATCATATGCTAAATAAAGTTGGTAAGGAACCTAAATTTATTAACGGCTTGAGATATACTGATGAAGAAACAATTGATATAGTACAAATGGTTTTAGCTGGAAAGGTAAATAAAGATTTAGTCTTCCGTATAAATTCTAACGGTGGGAAAGCTATTGGACTATGCGGAATAGATGGAAACATGATAATAACTGAAAAAGTTAAAAGTGAAGAAGATTTAGGCTATGTAGGAGAAGTTAAACAAATAAATACAGAAATCATAGATAACTCTTTAAAAAATGGATATATGGCTGTTATAGCAACAGTTGGTGTTGGTGAAGATGGTAAAACTTATAATATCAATGGTGATGTTGCAGCAGCAAAAATAGCCTCAGCACTTAAAGCTGAAAAGTTAATACTTTTAACTGATGTTCCTGGACTAATGATGGATCCTAAAGATGAAAATACATTGATTTCTAAGTTAAAAGTTGGTGAAGTTCCACTTCTTATGGAGGACAAAATAATAAGTGGGGGCATGATTCCTAAAATAGAAAGTTGTGTTGAAAGCGTTAGAAATGGTGTTCGTAGAGTTCATATATTGGATGGAAGAACTCCTCATTCTATATTAATAGAATTATTTTCTGATGAAGGCATAGGTACAATGATATACTAA
- a CDS encoding DUF1540 domain-containing protein → MDNKIRLSNGHNNSIGCIVNECKFHSRDNYCELERINVVKHEATANTVECTDCGSFEKM, encoded by the coding sequence ATGGATAATAAAATTAGATTATCAAATGGACATAATAACAGTATAGGTTGTATTGTAAATGAATGTAAATTCCATTCAAGAGATAATTACTGTGAACTTGAAAGAATTAATGTTGTTAAACACGAGGCTACAGCAAATACAGTAGAATGTACTGATTGTGGAAGCTTTGAAAAAATGTAA